The stretch of DNA TGTCCCACTAACTACCCAACCACGGGTTGGTTCGTACAATCATATTTGTTGAGATATAAGGATTCATGATCTTTACATACATCAATCGGAACAACATAAACTAAAGAAATATAATCCACCAAAAACAGTGTGGGGTTCAAACATACGACCAAAGGTTAGCAACGAGTTCTCACGTTTCCGAAGTATAATTACACTTTATGACTGTATACAAAACTTAATTTAAAAGGAATTAAAAATGTTTGTATTATTTAAAAATAATTCATGTGTTATTTTAAAACATATTCGTCTGATTTAAATATTTATGAAATAAATATTTATATAGCTCATATAGTTTGAGGATCTGCAATATGAGGGCTCACTAGCCTTGTATCTTTTTTTTGTAAAACACACAAACTTTTATATATTATATAATTTTTTAAAACAACTTAAAATATTCCTTAAAGCATGAACACTTTTATCTAATATATGGACATTTTATTAAAAGCATGGAAAAATTTAAACTTATATGAGATACAGACATTTTAAAATGACTTTAATATTTTATTTAATATACAAACACTTTTTAAAATTATAAAAATATTTTCATAATTCATAATTAATTATAGTATTTTTAAAATTATTTTGTAGATAATTTATGAAATTATATGAAAAATATGAAATTTATTTTAATTATATGTATGTTATTTATAACACATGTTTATGATTTAGGTATTATTTACAAATTTTCAGAAACGAAAAAGGCCTAACATGTTGAGAGTGGGCTGCAGTGCGGTCCGTCTTAACCAAACGATCGTCTTATAGTTATATAAAGTGAAATTTATCTTTTCTTAACACGAGACCTCGTTGGTTGGAGTGTTGTCCGTGGCCGCTATATATAGCCCTAGGTTGCATGTTCGAGTCATCAATCCAACTAGCCACGCATGCATGCGAGTAGCTTGTTGAGGGTTCGAATCCTCACCGTCTAAGTCAAGTCGTGgcaccaattcaatatatgacaCATGTTTTGGCATTAAAGTGATTTTTCTCGTCAAGCTTAAGCACTGATGGTGTAATTGATCGGAAAATTAAAGGAGACAAACAGTAAGATCTACACATGAGCCCCAAGAGAGACCCTAGCCGTCACAACATCAATCTCCTCCCTTCTGCCTCTGGTTGTCGTTTCGACGACGCGGGATAGACAGGAAGGGATTCTCGTCTCTCGTCCTTTGTGTAGTAGGTTTTGTCTTGTGGTGACGTTGTTCCATCGGTGTCATCTCGAATATGGCGCAGGCTCCAAAAAGTATGGCGATGGAGCGCCGAGCGTAGAATGAGATTATGCTAGACCTGCTTTTTGGGACAAAATTACCATATGAGCGACGATGGGGTCGTTAATAGCCGCTCTGCTAGAGTTGATCTAAATATCTCTTTTGCATGGCACTTATTTGAATCTGGACTTTCTGAAATGGATTCTGTACATGTTATTAAAGATTTTGTGGGAGAAGCTTGTGCTTGTATCTGTCAGCGGTAACAATAAACTGTCATCAGCCCTTCGTGTGATTGATTTCCTTGAAGAAAATGCAAATCATGACTTTGTGGGATGCTTTTGAGTTCACTTGTCGAGCTCCATATCAGACTTAATAGTGAGAACAATATGGACGTTTTGCTGGACCTCGTTGATACGAGTAGATATGATACTTGCTGAAACACGCTAGCTAGAAACGGTGTTGATGAACAAACTCCACGTCGTTTAATCACTGTACTCATTATTTAATCAATCAGTACAAAATTATATTCTTGTATCAAGCAAACAGCCGAACATCGGGAAGAGAAGCAGGAAGGCGAATTCTCCTGGACACGCCGCGGTAGGAGAAAGTGGACTATAGCGATCAATGAGAGCACGTATCTTAAGGCCAAGCCATGctcccctcaaaaaaaaaagagAGGCAAAGCCATGCTCGATCAGAGCTGTGGAAACGCCTCACAATCTTCAGTTTTACGATTATGCTTAAGGGAGGAAATGTTCTTGGTGGGCGGCCGTCAATTAGTTCGCTTGCTTTGCTTAGCAGCACAGCTTGGCGCGCAAGTCAGCCGCGTCCACCTCCTTGGCGCCGCCCGACGGCCGATAGTAACCAGTCACCGGGTCCGGCACCCACGCGGCCTTCTCAGCGCCAGTGCCCACGTCCTTCTTGGCCGCCATTGCGCTCTTCGCCGCGACAGCGGTCTTCTcctcggtggcggcggcgctccTCCCAGCTCCTTTCACCATGGTCGCGGCCGCAGAGTAGCCCCTCCTGCACGGGCAACATCAACAAAGAACCATCAGTACAGATACAGAGCTACACATGCCATGAAACAACACCAGACATAGCATGAATCTAACTGCATCTCGTATCACGGCAAAGATTGCAGACCTTTGTGCTAGGAGGCTGACACAGCGCGAGGCAACTCTCTCCATGGGATCAGGAATTCAGGATATCTTCCTCTTCTATTTTCTCTCGCCGTGCTCTCTTGTCTCCTTGTAAAATGCCTCTAAATTATGTGCGATGTGAGGAGGAAGCGTGCGGGGAGGGCCTTGTTATATATAGACCAGCAAGAGAGGAGCTCGAACTCTGAGAGCCACGGAAGGAGTTCGAGACGAAGGCTCATGGAAGACGGCCATACGCTTACCGAATCAATTCAAAGTTCGTTCGCCACGTATAGATCGGAGGGCCGGAGCTGGCCGACGAGCGGGGCCCGAGCGGCAGGGATCCTGGACCGGTATCTGGAATCCGTGGCGGGCAAGTTGGCCTGTAGGTGGAGGAGCCACCTTGGCCATGTGTTGTAGGCCAAAATTCGCTGGCCAACCAACCGGGGGAAAAAGCCACGACAGCTTTCGCGCCTCCTCTCGCCGGGAATGGAATTTCGGTAGATTTTTGTATTGTCGTGGCCACGGTTCAAAGGTTCGTTCGTTCGTTCGGCGCGCCAGCACGGATCGCACGCCGAACCGGCAGGTCCATTCAATAACGTTGCCTCCAAAGGTTCGGCGTCACGCTCGAACAGATGCTACAACCTAACTACCTAAGGTGTGTGTCACGAAAAAGGCATCGTGGTAGTGTGTGCTTTTGTTCGGTGCGCCCTCATGCGAATATGCGGCGCCGAATTAACGGTTTGTTTGTGCGAGATCCGAAATGTTTGGCCGCTGCACGGCCCGGGAATTCCTGGACTTGTTCTTTTAGGCGCTCACGTACCGATCTTTCCTTGTTATTACTTACAGCAACTTCAACGGGTCCATCCAAACAGATGACGTTTTTATTCGTTTTTGTCTGTTTGGAACGGCCGCCCGCCCGCCGTTTGCTCTTTTTTAGATTTGGGTCGGCAGTGTGCCCAACAGACCGATCCATTTCATGACCGCACGCGTTTTAGATCATGCCAGTGGCCATACCATCGCCCTAGTTTTGACGCTCCACCGCGCGGGAAAGGTTTGTGCGCTTGGGGGGAAAAGCAGGCTAGCGCGCGGGAAAGGTTCGCGCGCGCGCCGCAGCCCACGCTGGTTATAAGAAGGCGCTCCCTCCACACTGTGTCCGTCGCCCACTCGTCTCGCCCCCTCTCACTACCCTCGCCGCCTCTGCGCCATCATGTCGATGCACCGTCTGGGCGCTTCGGATTTTCGCGGAGTCCGCGAGCGCCGCTCCGGCGCCTTCTCCTCCGAGATCTGATTTGGCGAGAAATGCCTCATCCTCGGCACCTTCGACACCGCAGAGGAGACGGCCCGCGCGCACGATGCGGCGGCATGGCACCTCCTGAGGCCTCGTCGGGATATGAATTTTCCCGACGTGTCGAGCCAGCGGGCGCAGGATCTCGCGCCTCTCCTGCGGCTTTTCATCGACGAGAATCGTCGTGTCCACCGGAGGCGGCAACATCGCCTCGCCATTGCCGATATGGATGTGGAAGCCATGGTGGTGTGGCGCGAACGCTTCCCGCAGGACATCGTCGACGAACGCCGATTCTACAAGCAAAGAAGGACGGAGAGGGACGCGAGGAGGATGGAGCGAGCCGTCTATCGGGAGGACAAGCGTTCGCGGAAGCAGGTCTCTCAATTGAAACTGAAGCTATGAGAAATGTCGGGTTGGGACTTCGAAGACGAGCAGCATGCTGACGCCTACATTCAAAcgtcggaggaggacattacCAAGTCCGAGTCGTAAAGCGACGAGTAGTTGGTCCTTTTTTTATCTGTGTACGCTAAAACTATCTTTTTATCGAAAAAATGGCCGGCGGCGTCGGCGACGAAGCAAACGGGAGAGGGTGTGTTATTTGATGTGGAGAGGCCAATATGCCACCGACCAGCGGGCCCGGTGAGAAAAGAGGGTGAGCGCGTGCGCGTCCGTTTTGTGTCCGCGCCGACACAAATCCGGATCAAAAATGGGCCAGGAATGGGTCAGCAGGCGGACGAAAGCGGATGCACGTCTGTTTGGGTCGGCGCATTGGACCGACTTTTTTatccgcgccgacccaaacggacggctGCGGATGAAATGGATCGCCCCTTCGAGTTGCTCTTAGTTCGTGACAATATCAGCCACCATATATGACATCTCTAATACCAGACGAAGAAATGTGAAACCAAGTTTTGCATAAATTTAAAAGGCAGCCCTCCCTAGCGCTAAGCGCTCATGTACCGATCTGATCGAACGCCTTTAGAGCCGCTGGATGGCCGGATCTCGCACGACAACCATCCCATTGTGACatccccgatttgaccgtacactaatcatgcacgcaaatatgtacgatcaagatcaaggactcacggaaagatatcacaacacaactctacaaataaaataagtcatacaagcatcatattacaagccaggggcctcgagggctcgaatacaagagctcgatcatagacgagtcagcggaagcaacaatatctgagtacagacataagttaaacaagtttgccttaagaaggctagcacaaacagggatacagatcgaaagaggcgcaggcctcctgcctgggatcctcctaaactactcctggtcgtcgtcagcgggcagcacgtagtagtaggcacctccggtgtagtaggagtcgtcgtcgaaggtgtcgtctggctcctgggctccaacatctggttgcgacaaccaggtagaagggataggtggaaaagagggagaaagcaaccgtgagtactcatccaaagtactcgcaagcaaggagctacactacatatgtatccattggtatcaaatggaataaggctatcatatgtggactgaactgcagaaagccggaataagagggggatagctagtcctttcgaagactacgcttctggcagcctccgtcttgcagcatgcagaagagaatagactgaagtcctccaagtagcatcgcatagcataatcctaaccgatgatcctcccctcgtcgccctatgagagagcgatcaccggttgtatctggcacttggaagggtgtgttttattaagtatccggttctagttgtcataaggtcaaggtacaactccaagtcgtcctgttaccgaagatcacggttattcgaatagattaacttccctgcaggggtacaccacataacccaacacgctcgatcccatttggccggacacactttcctgggtcatgcccggcctcggaagatcaacacatcgcagccccacctagaccaacagagaggtcagcacgccggtctaaacctaagcgcccaggggtctgggcccatcgcccttagcacacctgcacgttgcgtgggcggccggaagcagacctagcctagtaggcgttccagtccaatccagcgtgcgccgctccgttgctgacgtcacgaaggcttcggctgataccacgacgtcgagtgcccataactgtccccgcgtagatggttagtgcgtataggccagtagccagactcagatcaaataccaagatctcgttaaacgtgttaagtatctacgaacgccgaccagggccaggcccacctctctcctaggtggtctcaacctgccctgtcgctccgcctcaaagtaacagtcgggggccgtcgggaacccaggcccacctctaccgggatggagccacctgccccttcagcccccatctccgaacagtatcacaggtaaggtaactgtgtaaagtatattgtatatgcccgtggtcacctcccgaagtgatcacggcccagtagtatagcatggcagacggacaagagtgtagggccactgatggaacactagcatcctatactaagcagtaggatagcaggtaatggtaacaacagtagtagcaaggataggctatgcatcaggataggaataacggaaagcagtaacatgctacactactctaatgcaagcagtatagagaagagtaggcgatatctggtgatcaaaggggaggcttgcctggttgctctggcaagagagaggggtcatcaacaccgtagtcgtactgggtagcagcggtgtcggtctcggtgtctagcgagagaagagggggaagaaacaataaatacaatgcaaacaaatgcatgacgatgcatgacatgaaaaagcgtggtgctaggcgtgccctaacgtggtacgaggtggtaccggtgaagggggaaaacatccgggaaggtattcccggtgttttgcgttttcggacagacgaaccggagggggaaagttgcgtgtttgctatgctagggatgcatggcggacgaacgggccgcgtatccgggttcgtctcgtcgttctgagcaactttcatgtacaaagttttttcatccgagctacggtttattttatatgattttcaaagttttaaacaatTTCTAAAATTTTCTGAATTTATTTATTATTTCTAAATTAAAGGTGGAATTGCTAAGTGTACCCACAGCTTGTACACAACAATGTACTAAAGGGGCTGACAGGTGGGGTCCAGTTGACTTCCCAGTCAACAGTCAACTGGGACCGTTGACTGGTCAAAGGGGCCTAGTGGGACCCTCCTGTCAATGACTAGGCTAGTCCAGTCAGcagtttgacttggtcaaactggacagcaggcccacctgtcattggctatactgttaattaacagtagttaattaggttaattaaattaggattaattatgttaattaatttaattaaccaattaattaattaatattttttattatttccttTTAATCTTTTTTTAAACGTTCCAGGGGctaggccccacatgtcattgggtCAGGGGGCCTTAGCGGGCGCCGGCGCACAGGTGTGGATGCGGGCGCTGGGCGCTGCCCATTTGGGCGCACGCCCACGTTACCAGGGGTGCTGGCCACGGCGGGGCACTGGCCACGGCAGGGCGCCGGAGCAGCACGACAAGGGGGCGCGCAGCACAGGCGCGCGCGGCCAAGGCAAAAGGCAGGAGCGGGAGGGGCTGCGGTGGCACGGGACGGCCCAGGCGGGCGCGTGCGGGCGTGCGGCTCCTGGCGGCATCGGCAGCAGGGGAACCGGGGGCGAGGACGCGAGGAGCAGGGGCGGCGGCCGGCAGAGGCCGCGGGGCGCGCGCGGTGGGGCGACGGGGTTCGCGCGCGGGCGAACCGCGACGGGCCATGGCCACGTAGAGGCGGCGAGGTGAGGTGCGCGGCCCTGGGTGGCCGCGTATGGCGAGGCGACGGCGGGGGACGGTTCGGGCGCGACGAGCGCGGGGAGGCCGCGAGCAAGCACGGCCTCGGGCGCGCGGTGACAGAGGACGAGGGGAGAGGGGCACGGGGAGGCGCTCACATTGGCCGTAGGGGTTCAGGGCAGCGGGCTCAGCGGCGGTCGGTGATGACGTGAGGGGTGGatggcgaggcgaggcgaggtcGAAGGAGCGCGGCGTCGGGCGACGATCGACAACGGCGCTCAGGTCAGGGGCGGTGAGTGCTGGGGCGCGTCAGGAAGAAGGCGTCGAGGACGGCCGTCGGGGAGGGGAAGGTTCGGCGAGGCGGCTCGGGTGAGGTGGCCAGCGGGGCGCTGCCCCGATCCGATCGGGGAAGGGGAGAGCGGCGTGGGGGGGGGAGTGGGGGAGTGGGGCGACGGGTAGCGGCTAGGGTTTTGGGGTCCATGGATAAGGGGAGTGGGGGTGGGCCGGTTGGGCCTTTTGGCCTGATGGCTAGCTGGGCCATTCGGCCCAGGGGGAGGGGggttctttttttttctttgttgtgtttgttttctgtttttttgtttttatttattttcttttctgttttaaatcattttaaattatctaggcattttataaaaatgtgtttattACACCATATTTACTTAAGAAAAATATGGCACCGTCCGAACATTTTTGTTTAATATTTTGAAagcttttgtcgtttgacttagttaggatttaaatttgaatcggtttcaaattaacccgagattaactacagtgacagaggtgacgtgtcaccattaacgtgagattactgtagcatgattatccgggcgtcacaattctcctccactacaagaaatcttgtcccgagatttaagaggtagagcAAGGGGGAGAGGTCTGGTTACGATATTCTAacgagtcttctcggtcttggttgcacTTCCCGAAGTAGTTGATCCCCTTTggtgatgtcttcatttctctattccgggtcatcatgatgaagtggCCATCCTTCCTTCGGAGTGTTCATCATACTAACAAAAGAACAAGGGGTATACCGAAAGAATGGACCTCTGCAGGGTAGACTATCTGGTAGACAACATCGAGGATGGTTGCGGAAAGTAACTCCTGAATGAAAACTTAAGACaacatcgagagcaaagtaagtaggtaccatgagaagtcttcgagcgggtaggcaatcgttcgatgcctgaaa from Triticum urartu cultivar G1812 chromosome 3, Tu2.1, whole genome shotgun sequence encodes:
- the LOC125548922 gene encoding protein SENESCENCE-ASSOCIATED GENE 21, mitochondrial-like, encoding MERVASRCVSLLAQRRGYSAAATMVKGAGRSAAATEEKTAVAAKSAMAAKKDVGTGAEKAAWVPDPVTGYYRPSGGAKEVDAADLRAKLCC